In Limosilactobacillus sp. WILCCON 0051, a single window of DNA contains:
- a CDS encoding nucleobase:cation symporter-2 family protein, whose translation MNSASQGKLNDFGKNLVLGFQHLLAMYSGDVLVPLLIGNFLHFNAAQMTYLVSIDIFMCGIATLLQLRKTPLTGIGLPVVLGCAVQSVAPLESIGGKLGIAYMYGAIICAGIFVFLIAGLFAKMKKLFPPVVTGSLITIIGFTLVPVGFQNLGGGSAAAKSFGAPANLAIGFLTIVIILAINAFAKGFVKSIAILLGILIASFIAGAFGMVSLTPVAQASWFHLPQIFYFGVPKYNGSAIVTMMLVALTTMIESTGVYFALSDVTGQKITEDDMKRGYRAEGIAAILGGIFNTFPYSTFSQNVGVLRMSGVKTRKPVYYAAFLLLALGLLPKAGALATVIPTPVLGGAMIVMFGMVGVQGIQILQKADLNKNSNLLVASMSIGLGLGVTVYPQIFQHLATEAQIILGNGVVVGSLAAVILNLIFNWQDFKKPVQSKIKTSPRTADPIMNEN comes from the coding sequence TTGAATAGTGCATCACAGGGAAAATTAAACGACTTTGGAAAAAATCTGGTGCTTGGCTTTCAGCATCTGCTGGCTATGTATTCAGGCGATGTCTTGGTCCCGCTTTTGATTGGAAACTTTCTGCATTTCAACGCGGCACAGATGACCTATCTGGTTTCAATCGACATCTTCATGTGCGGGATCGCCACACTGCTGCAGCTACGCAAGACTCCGCTGACTGGGATCGGTCTGCCGGTTGTTCTGGGCTGTGCGGTACAATCAGTTGCCCCTTTGGAATCGATTGGCGGCAAACTGGGCATTGCCTACATGTATGGTGCCATCATCTGTGCCGGAATCTTTGTCTTTTTGATTGCCGGCCTGTTTGCCAAGATGAAAAAACTGTTTCCACCAGTCGTAACTGGATCCTTGATTACCATTATCGGTTTTACCCTGGTTCCAGTCGGTTTTCAAAATCTCGGCGGTGGCTCAGCAGCTGCCAAGTCATTCGGCGCGCCAGCCAACTTAGCAATCGGCTTTTTAACGATTGTCATCATTTTGGCAATCAATGCATTTGCCAAGGGCTTTGTTAAGTCAATCGCAATTTTGCTGGGGATTTTAATCGCGTCCTTTATTGCCGGCGCATTTGGCATGGTCTCATTAACGCCAGTTGCCCAAGCTTCCTGGTTCCATCTGCCGCAGATCTTCTACTTTGGGGTTCCTAAGTACAACGGCAGCGCAATCGTTACCATGATGCTGGTCGCTTTAACGACGATGATCGAATCAACTGGGGTCTACTTTGCCTTAAGCGACGTTACTGGTCAGAAGATTACTGAAGACGACATGAAGCGTGGCTATCGTGCTGAAGGGATTGCGGCCATTTTAGGCGGGATCTTCAATACTTTCCCCTACTCAACGTTCTCGCAAAATGTCGGCGTTCTGCGCATGTCTGGCGTTAAGACCCGCAAACCAGTCTACTATGCTGCCTTCCTGCTTTTGGCACTGGGACTGCTACCTAAAGCCGGCGCGCTGGCAACCGTAATTCCAACGCCGGTTCTTGGCGGGGCCATGATCGTAATGTTTGGCATGGTCGGCGTGCAGGGAATTCAGATTCTGCAAAAAGCGGATCTGAACAAGAACAGCAATCTGCTGGTTGCCTCGATGTCAATTGGACTGGGGCTTGGCGTAACCGTTTATCCACAGATTTTCCAGCATCTGGCAACCGAAGCACAGATCATTCTGGGCAACGGGGTGGTCGTTGGCAGTCTGGCGGCCGTAATCTTAAATCTGATCTTTAACTGGCAGGACTTCAAAAAGCCGGTGCAAAGCAAAATTAAGACCAGTCCAAGAACTGCTGATCCTATTATGAATGAAAATTAA
- a CDS encoding magnesium transporter CorA family protein, producing MLSAELINEQSYWISVFEPLPHEREDLINKYEVTKELLDYAIDPYEKARVEVDRDAGVTLLIFDVYVPTHEVSAPQTAPIGIMLTANNVLTFTNAQTNFVNGILAKQLKTMKKRGPVNDRFDFILPTLYKLSTSYFGPIRRADQQRQQIQRNLQNHTERKAITEFMEIETGLVYILTSLKGNVSLLEEFKRRFGSRMSHRQLNDLDDIIIEAQQGLEMAQMTSDVSARVSDAYSKVLDSNLNQTMKFLTIYSIVLAIPPIVSGFYGENVRSLPFAQSEWAWQITIAITLIMILLSIWFLFNRHWWH from the coding sequence ATGTTGAGTGCCGAACTAATCAATGAACAAAGCTATTGGATCAGCGTGTTTGAGCCCCTGCCTCATGAACGCGAAGATTTGATCAACAAGTACGAGGTTACCAAAGAGCTTTTGGATTACGCCATCGACCCTTATGAAAAGGCCCGGGTTGAGGTTGATCGTGATGCCGGTGTCACTTTGCTGATCTTTGACGTCTACGTACCCACGCATGAGGTCTCAGCACCCCAAACCGCGCCAATCGGCATTATGCTGACGGCCAACAACGTTTTGACCTTCACCAACGCTCAGACCAATTTTGTTAACGGAATCCTGGCCAAGCAGCTCAAAACCATGAAAAAACGCGGCCCGGTCAATGATCGCTTTGATTTCATTCTACCAACCCTTTACAAACTCTCAACCAGCTATTTTGGACCAATTCGGCGTGCCGATCAACAGCGCCAGCAGATTCAGCGCAACCTGCAGAACCATACGGAACGCAAGGCGATTACCGAATTCATGGAAATCGAAACAGGGCTGGTCTATATTCTGACTTCACTAAAAGGCAACGTTTCTTTGCTTGAAGAATTCAAACGACGCTTTGGCAGCCGGATGTCGCATCGCCAGCTTAATGATCTGGACGATATTATCATCGAAGCTCAGCAAGGTTTAGAAATGGCCCAGATGACATCTGACGTCTCGGCTCGCGTTTCTGACGCCTATAGCAAGGTTCTGGACAGTAATCTGAACCAGACCATGAAATTTTTGACCATCTATTCAATCGTCTTGGCAATTCCGCCAATCGTTTCCGGCTTTTATGGCGAAAACGTCAGATCGCTGCCGTTTGCCCAAAGCGAATGGGCCTGGCAGATCACGATTGCGATTACTTTAATCATGATTCTGCTCTCAATCTGGTTTTTATTCAATCGACACTGGTGGCATTAA
- the fucP gene encoding L-fucose:H+ symporter permease, which produces MQNGKNSDKGQSWLQLPDGYLDKTPMFQFLLVCLIFPLWGAAASLNDILITQFKTVFTLNDTATAFVQSAFYGGYFLMAIPASRIVKKASYKVAILVGLMFYIIGCSLFFPASRIATYSVFLVAIFAIAVGLSFLETSCDTYASMMGPRNTANQRLNFAQTLTPLGDILGIVLGKYLIFGEGGNLADKVAHMSKAEAHAYNLHMLQLTLRPYKFILAILIVIFIVLLLTKMPRAKATAGTGAEGKEAQPSLGETIHYLTHNKRFMMGVGAQFVYAGMQTTVWSFTIRLALKVMHGISDSEASTFMIYSYIAWFIGKLVANWFMNRYSITKVLTWFSALGMVCLVIAFTVPNAAAVYAAIATSFFFGPEWPTIYAHTLDQIHEKKYTETGGAFIVMSLIGGAIVPAIQGRVSDLSGSMQFSFIVPAICFAIITIYFWNEHRYEKAHPEEVQEH; this is translated from the coding sequence ATGCAAAACGGTAAGAATTCTGACAAGGGCCAAAGCTGGCTGCAGCTGCCAGACGGCTACCTTGACAAGACGCCAATGTTTCAGTTCCTGCTGGTCTGCCTGATCTTCCCGCTCTGGGGTGCCGCAGCCAGTCTGAACGACATTCTGATCACGCAGTTCAAGACGGTCTTTACCTTGAACGACACGGCTACGGCCTTCGTTCAGTCAGCCTTCTACGGCGGCTACTTCCTGATGGCCATCCCCGCCTCGCGGATCGTTAAGAAGGCCAGCTACAAGGTGGCCATTCTGGTCGGTCTGATGTTCTACATCATCGGCTGCTCGCTGTTCTTCCCAGCATCCCGAATTGCCACCTACAGCGTGTTTTTGGTAGCCATCTTTGCCATTGCCGTTGGGCTGAGCTTTTTGGAAACGTCCTGTGACACCTACGCCTCAATGATGGGTCCCCGCAACACGGCCAATCAGCGTCTGAACTTCGCGCAAACGCTGACGCCGCTGGGTGACATCTTAGGGATCGTCTTAGGCAAGTATCTGATCTTTGGTGAGGGCGGCAACCTGGCTGACAAGGTCGCTCACATGAGCAAGGCCGAAGCCCACGCCTACAACCTGCACATGCTTCAACTGACGCTGCGTCCATACAAATTCATCCTTGCAATTTTAATCGTTATCTTCATCGTCCTGCTGCTGACCAAGATGCCACGTGCCAAGGCCACGGCAGGAACGGGCGCAGAAGGCAAGGAAGCACAGCCATCTCTGGGCGAGACGATTCACTACCTGACGCACAACAAGCGCTTTATGATGGGTGTCGGCGCACAGTTTGTCTACGCCGGCATGCAGACGACGGTTTGGTCATTTACCATCCGGCTGGCGCTGAAGGTTATGCACGGCATTTCCGACTCTGAAGCCTCAACGTTTATGATCTACAGCTACATTGCCTGGTTCATCGGCAAGCTGGTTGCCAACTGGTTCATGAACCGCTACTCGATTACCAAGGTGCTGACCTGGTTCTCCGCTCTTGGGATGGTCTGCCTGGTAATTGCCTTTACGGTTCCAAATGCAGCGGCCGTTTACGCAGCCATTGCCACGAGCTTCTTCTTTGGTCCTGAATGGCCAACGATCTACGCTCACACGCTGGACCAGATTCACGAAAAGAAGTACACCGAAACTGGTGGTGCCTTCATCGTTATGTCCCTGATCGGTGGTGCCATCGTGCCAGCCATTCAAGGACGGGTATCCGACCTTTCCGGCTCCATGCAGTTCTCCTTCATCGTGCCAGCCATCTGCTTTGCGATCATCACGATCTACTTCTGGAATGAACATCGCTACGAAAAGGCACACCCTGAAGAAGTTCAAGAACACTAG
- a CDS encoding helix-turn-helix domain-containing protein: MTDTIREYTLEKLRQKDFDCAKEYTLAMFSGKYKLLIICSLYHNGAMRFNELQRLSEHATHKMMTQQLKEMIKDGLISRHEQLISHRKAVFYQLTNTGESLMPIIDAMCQWGEKRLQDLKLDIDFCSD; the protein is encoded by the coding sequence ATGACTGATACAATCAGAGAATATACCCTTGAAAAATTGCGCCAAAAGGATTTTGACTGCGCCAAAGAATACACTTTGGCCATGTTTTCTGGCAAATACAAGCTGTTGATCATCTGTAGTCTTTATCATAATGGCGCAATGCGTTTCAATGAACTGCAGCGGCTTTCTGAGCATGCCACGCACAAGATGATGACGCAACAGCTAAAAGAGATGATCAAGGATGGGCTGATCTCACGTCATGAACAGCTGATCAGCCATCGCAAAGCAGTCTTTTACCAGCTTACGAATACTGGCGAAAGCCTGATGCCAATTATTGATGCCATGTGCCAATGGGGTGAAAAGCGTCTTCAGGATTTAAAATTAGATATTGATTTTTGTTCAGACTAA
- the rbsD gene encoding D-ribose pyranase codes for MKKTGIINSEVSAVVANMGHMDWLSIGDAGMPVPMGTKKIDLALDKQLPSFMDVLNNVLKEMKVQKIYLADEIKDQNPEQLENIKKALPDVEIEFMPHSDLKKNLAKTHAFIRTGEMTPYSNIILESGVTF; via the coding sequence ATGAAGAAAACTGGAATTATCAACTCTGAAGTGTCCGCCGTCGTTGCCAACATGGGCCACATGGACTGGCTGTCGATTGGCGATGCCGGCATGCCGGTGCCAATGGGAACCAAGAAGATCGATCTGGCGCTCGACAAGCAGCTGCCAAGCTTTATGGACGTCTTGAACAACGTCTTAAAGGAAATGAAGGTTCAAAAGATCTACCTTGCCGATGAGATCAAGGACCAAAACCCAGAACAGCTGGAAAACATCAAAAAGGCGCTGCCTGATGTTGAGATCGAATTCATGCCTCACAGCGATTTGAAGAAGAACCTGGCCAAGACGCACGCCTTCATCCGCACGGGTGAGATGACGCCTTACTCCAACATTATTCTTGAATCCGGCGTTACGTTCTAG
- the rbsK gene encoding ribokinase: MAKKIAVLGSINVDTTYHVQRFPMPGETISAGSKSSAPGGKGANQAVAAARSGAKTWFIGMVGADNEGKFMREALQEDHVDTKLIGIDELHGTGTALITLDAEGQNDIMVYGGANQAMTTEVLKNADAVFEEIDFLISQFETPQAVTAEAFKQAKEHGVTTILNPAPAHEILPELLQYTDVVIPNDSESFVLTGIKITDEDSMLKSAEWFKQQGAKNLLITLGSKGVFYCTPHGHGMVPAFKVKAVDTTAAGDTFIGALASQLDNDLSNVADALVYAQRASSLTVQKMGAMPSIPTGEEVKAALAE; encoded by the coding sequence ATGGCTAAGAAAATTGCGGTTTTAGGGAGCATCAACGTTGATACGACCTACCACGTACAGCGTTTCCCAATGCCTGGTGAGACGATCTCGGCAGGTTCCAAGAGTTCTGCTCCTGGCGGTAAGGGTGCCAACCAAGCAGTTGCCGCTGCTCGGTCTGGTGCCAAGACCTGGTTTATCGGGATGGTTGGTGCTGACAATGAGGGTAAGTTCATGCGTGAGGCGCTTCAAGAAGATCATGTCGACACCAAGCTGATTGGGATTGATGAGCTGCATGGTACGGGAACGGCCTTGATTACGCTTGATGCCGAGGGCCAAAACGACATCATGGTTTATGGTGGTGCCAACCAAGCAATGACGACTGAGGTTTTGAAAAACGCCGATGCCGTCTTTGAAGAGATCGACTTTTTGATCAGTCAGTTTGAAACGCCACAGGCAGTCACTGCCGAAGCTTTCAAACAAGCTAAGGAACATGGCGTAACGACGATCCTGAATCCGGCACCAGCTCATGAAATCTTGCCAGAGCTGCTGCAATACACGGACGTCGTGATCCCTAACGACAGCGAAAGCTTTGTTTTGACGGGAATCAAGATTACTGATGAAGATTCCATGCTTAAGTCCGCGGAATGGTTCAAACAGCAGGGCGCCAAAAACCTGCTGATCACGTTGGGCTCAAAAGGGGTCTTCTACTGCACGCCGCACGGTCATGGAATGGTGCCTGCATTTAAGGTCAAGGCCGTTGATACGACGGCTGCCGGTGACACGTTCATCGGTGCGCTGGCCTCGCAGCTGGACAACGACCTGAGCAATGTTGCCGATGCTCTGGTCTACGCGCAGCGTGCATCCAGTCTGACCGTTCAAAAGATGGGTGCCATGCCATCGATTCCAACGGGTGAAGAAGTCAAAGCCGCACTTGCCGAGTAA
- a CDS encoding RluA family pseudouridine synthase, producing MEKNWKIIETLSKDQPSQTLRDLLQKQWLLPRRFVYYLRTRHNVLVNGQYYPVNHQVQPADIIELNFNGDEFRTPQTHYQPTPQPKLNVLFENRDVLVVNKPAGQKTHPNQPLETGTLLNDAAGYLKTSSADAFMVHRLDQATSGAVAIAKNPIVVPILDRRISQGQMHRQYLALVVGTITQDAGKFDWPIGRDLLDQRKRRVNGFASQPALTYYQVAWRGKNATLVRLQLATGRTHQLRVHLAHSGHPIIGDPLYGTIEASRMMLHGIKQQLILPFTEKIQTIQAPIDDEFKQILLKYK from the coding sequence ATGGAAAAAAACTGGAAAATCATTGAGACGCTGTCAAAAGATCAGCCGTCCCAAACGCTGCGTGATCTGCTGCAAAAGCAATGGCTGCTGCCGCGGCGCTTTGTATATTATCTCAGAACGCGTCATAACGTCTTGGTCAATGGTCAATATTATCCCGTCAATCATCAAGTGCAGCCGGCAGATATAATTGAGCTGAATTTTAACGGCGATGAGTTTCGGACGCCGCAAACGCACTATCAACCAACTCCACAGCCCAAGCTGAACGTGCTGTTTGAAAATCGCGACGTCTTGGTAGTCAATAAACCAGCAGGCCAAAAAACGCATCCCAATCAGCCGCTTGAAACTGGGACGCTGCTCAACGATGCAGCCGGCTATTTAAAGACTTCATCAGCTGATGCCTTTATGGTTCATCGTTTGGATCAAGCAACCAGCGGCGCCGTGGCAATCGCCAAGAATCCGATTGTCGTACCGATTTTGGATCGCCGCATCAGTCAAGGGCAGATGCATCGCCAATATCTTGCGCTGGTGGTCGGGACCATCACTCAAGATGCCGGAAAATTTGATTGGCCAATTGGCAGAGATCTGCTTGATCAGCGCAAGCGACGAGTCAACGGCTTTGCCAGCCAGCCAGCACTGACCTACTATCAGGTTGCCTGGCGCGGTAAAAACGCCACGTTGGTCAGACTGCAATTGGCAACCGGTCGGACTCACCAGTTAAGAGTTCACCTGGCTCACAGCGGCCATCCAATCATCGGAGATCCGCTGTATGGCACGATTGAAGCTTCACGAATGATGCTGCATGGCATTAAGCAGCAGTTGATTTTACCATTTACTGAAAAAATTCAAACAATTCAGGCACCAATAGATGACGAATTCAAACAAATTTTGTTAAAATACAAATAA
- a CDS encoding TerC family protein produces the protein MSLLTKLYGPFFDLHNWEAVITSSQDWLIILSLVLIECLLSVDNAVVLAAQTRVLPTLKEQEESLFYGIWGSYIFRFLIIGLGVYLIHFWEIKVIGAAYLVYLVYRFFRYKFQGNPKRRSKQASPKANRKGLTGRKRFWWVVAQIEFMDIIFSVDSVLASLAISSNPVIVLIGGLIGILCMRGIAEVIMRLMNKIPELEPMAYILILFVAIKLFLSIPAIDIEIPSSAFGIFVLAVFVITIIVHLVRRKNHAQATDKKE, from the coding sequence TTGTCACTTTTAACTAAGCTTTACGGACCGTTCTTCGACTTGCACAACTGGGAAGCTGTGATAACTTCAAGTCAGGATTGGCTGATCATCCTTTCACTGGTATTGATCGAATGTCTGTTATCCGTGGACAACGCGGTGGTCTTAGCAGCTCAGACACGGGTTTTGCCAACGCTTAAAGAACAAGAGGAATCTCTGTTTTACGGGATTTGGGGATCTTATATCTTCCGCTTCTTGATTATTGGGCTTGGCGTCTACTTGATCCATTTCTGGGAAATCAAGGTCATCGGGGCTGCCTACCTGGTATATCTGGTTTACCGCTTCTTCCGCTATAAGTTTCAGGGCAACCCGAAACGGCGCAGCAAGCAGGCCAGTCCTAAGGCTAACCGTAAAGGCCTGACTGGTCGGAAGCGATTCTGGTGGGTCGTTGCTCAAATCGAGTTCATGGACATCATATTTTCCGTTGATTCTGTGTTGGCTTCACTTGCAATTTCAAGCAATCCAGTGATCGTTTTGATCGGTGGCTTGATTGGTATCCTCTGTATGCGGGGAATTGCTGAAGTGATTATGCGCTTGATGAACAAGATTCCAGAATTGGAGCCAATGGCGTATATCTTGATTCTGTTTGTTGCCATTAAGCTGTTCTTATCGATTCCTGCAATTGATATTGAGATTCCTTCAAGTGCTTTTGGGATCTTTGTCCTGGCCGTTTTCGTTATTACGATTATCGTGCACTTGGTACGGCGCAAAAACCATGCGCAGGCAACCGATAAAAAGGAGTAG
- a CDS encoding ammonium transporter, with translation MSTANTLFVMIASILVFLMTPGLAFFYGGLVSRRNIVNTFMSVFFVCGLSVLLWVAVGWSLSFSGNGAIVGNLHQLMMHGTNLKQLTTGKIPVGIFSIFEMMFALITPALFVGAIVGRVRFKFLTFFIICWSILIYYPLVHLVWGGGLLSKLGTLDFAGGTVVHINAGVTALVLSAMIGPRLHTKESDGPADRSWVLLGTTLLWIGWDGFNAGSALAVNSIAMQAFLTTTVAAAAAMVTWQLLEIYTEGHTTLVGTCTGVLCGLVGITPACGYVTLTGALIIGVGSSLISGWFITKIKPRLKVDDTLDAFGCHGVSGIWGSIATGLFATHTINPAVTHDGLLMGGGFTQFGIQMLATMVTIVATAVMVWVIVKVLGHFMTIRVSARDEGRGLDISEHHELIGSLANPQL, from the coding sequence ATGAGTACAGCAAACACTTTATTCGTAATGATTGCCAGCATTCTGGTGTTCTTAATGACACCAGGACTGGCGTTTTTCTATGGCGGCTTGGTAAGTCGGCGCAACATCGTCAACACGTTTATGTCGGTCTTTTTCGTTTGTGGTCTATCCGTTCTGCTTTGGGTAGCAGTTGGCTGGTCACTTTCATTCAGCGGCAATGGCGCCATTGTCGGCAACCTGCACCAATTGATGATGCATGGTACCAACCTAAAGCAGCTGACGACTGGCAAGATTCCGGTCGGCATCTTCTCAATCTTTGAAATGATGTTTGCATTGATCACGCCGGCTCTGTTTGTAGGCGCGATCGTTGGCCGGGTGCGCTTTAAGTTTTTAACCTTCTTTATCATCTGCTGGTCGATTCTGATCTACTACCCATTGGTACACCTGGTCTGGGGCGGCGGTCTGCTGTCTAAGCTGGGTACGCTTGACTTTGCTGGTGGGACTGTCGTTCATATCAACGCTGGGGTCACGGCCTTGGTACTTTCTGCAATGATTGGGCCGCGTCTGCACACTAAAGAGTCAGATGGCCCAGCTGACCGGTCCTGGGTTCTGTTGGGCACGACTCTGCTTTGGATTGGCTGGGATGGCTTCAACGCGGGTTCTGCACTGGCCGTCAACAGCATTGCCATGCAGGCTTTCTTAACGACGACGGTTGCTGCCGCCGCGGCCATGGTTACTTGGCAATTACTGGAAATCTATACTGAAGGACACACGACTTTGGTTGGCACCTGTACCGGCGTATTATGTGGGCTCGTCGGCATCACGCCTGCCTGTGGCTACGTTACCTTGACCGGAGCCTTGATTATTGGAGTCGGCTCGAGCTTAATCAGTGGCTGGTTCATCACCAAGATCAAGCCGCGCTTAAAAGTTGATGACACGCTGGATGCTTTTGGGTGTCACGGGGTCAGCGGTATCTGGGGAAGCATCGCAACTGGTCTTTTTGCCACTCATACGATCAACCCTGCCGTTACTCACGATGGACTGCTGATGGGCGGCGGCTTCACGCAGTTTGGCATTCAAATGCTGGCAACCATGGTTACGATTGTCGCTACTGCTGTTATGGTTTGGGTAATCGTTAAGGTCTTGGGTCACTTTATGACGATTCGGGTTTCTGCTCGCGATGAAGGGCGTGGCTTGGACATCAGCGAACACCATGAATTGATCGGCTCATTGGCGAATCCTCAGCTCTAA
- a CDS encoding MATE family efflux transporter — MDQLFERSSIKKAYFTLAMPVVLSSAVIIIYNLVDTFFVSKTQNPDLVAGVSQGAPVFSLLIAIGDIFGLGGSSLISRLFGEKRNHEARLASGYCFYVSIIVGILMTIIMVAFQTPILHLLGATTATWQYAREYYLVIAFGAPFIVFGLTPTNILRTEGLAVQSMTASMVGTIFNIILNPIFIFPCGLGAAGSALATVVSNIIGDALMIYYLNTKSQKLTTSIHETRLSPALQKEIYSIGIPASITNIMVMFSMALTNRYLIAYGSTSVAAMGIANKINTIIFMVMVGFAFGAQPLIGYTYGAKNQKRFNEAVRFDILVVVVFGVVATLLMMLAAPLIIRLFMKDQTVISEGTTMIRWLASSTTLGGCILVFTTMFQSMGKAVPAFWLSVSRQGLIFLVCIVVLHHLFGYWGIVSAQAASDVLTLMLAVLMWQKNRPHFKKQ, encoded by the coding sequence ATGGATCAGCTTTTCGAGCGTTCTTCCATTAAAAAGGCTTATTTTACGCTGGCAATGCCGGTGGTTTTAAGTTCAGCCGTTATTATTATCTATAATCTGGTGGATACGTTCTTTGTTTCTAAGACCCAAAATCCCGATCTGGTAGCGGGCGTATCGCAAGGCGCGCCAGTTTTCAGTCTGCTGATTGCCATTGGCGATATCTTTGGCTTGGGGGGCAGCTCATTGATTTCGCGGCTGTTTGGTGAAAAGCGCAATCATGAGGCACGCCTGGCTTCAGGTTATTGTTTTTACGTATCGATTATCGTGGGAATCTTGATGACGATCATCATGGTTGCTTTTCAGACGCCGATTCTTCACCTATTGGGAGCGACCACGGCAACTTGGCAGTACGCGCGTGAGTACTACCTGGTGATTGCGTTTGGCGCGCCGTTTATTGTTTTTGGCCTGACACCAACCAATATTTTAAGAACTGAGGGATTGGCCGTTCAGTCGATGACGGCCAGCATGGTGGGAACGATTTTTAACATCATTTTGAATCCAATCTTCATCTTCCCTTGTGGATTAGGAGCTGCGGGTTCGGCATTGGCCACTGTCGTCAGCAATATCATTGGCGATGCCTTGATGATTTATTATTTGAATACCAAAAGCCAAAAACTGACGACCTCGATTCATGAAACCAGGTTAAGTCCGGCACTGCAAAAAGAAATCTACTCAATTGGGATTCCGGCCTCGATTACCAATATCATGGTTATGTTCTCCATGGCACTGACGAATCGCTATCTGATTGCGTATGGCTCAACCAGCGTGGCGGCGATGGGAATTGCCAACAAGATCAATACCATTATCTTTATGGTGATGGTCGGCTTTGCGTTTGGTGCCCAGCCGCTGATTGGCTATACTTACGGTGCCAAAAATCAAAAGCGGTTTAATGAAGCCGTGCGTTTTGATATTTTGGTCGTTGTCGTTTTTGGGGTCGTGGCAACGCTTTTGATGATGCTGGCGGCTCCTTTGATCATTCGTTTGTTTATGAAGGATCAGACCGTGATCAGTGAAGGTACGACCATGATTCGCTGGCTGGCCAGTTCGACAACGCTGGGCGGCTGTATTTTGGTGTTTACGACGATGTTTCAGTCAATGGGCAAGGCAGTCCCGGCATTTTGGCTGTCAGTATCACGGCAAGGCTTGATTTTTTTAGTCTGCATCGTAGTTCTGCATCATCTGTTTGGTTATTGGGGAATCGTTTCAGCTCAGGCCGCGTCTGATGTTTTGACGTTGATGCTGGCTGTTTTGATGTGGCAAAAGAATCGACCGCATTTTAAAAAACAGTAA
- the trxA gene encoding thioredoxin yields the protein MAQEATIENFDEMIQGPLTVVDFWAPWCGPCKMMEPIMAELEKEFAGQIKFVKFNVDHQQAIAERYKVMSVPSLVLFRDGVAKEKVTGIYPKDRLAHYFARKAAE from the coding sequence ATGGCACAAGAAGCAACCATTGAAAACTTTGACGAAATGATTCAAGGCCCGCTGACGGTAGTCGATTTCTGGGCGCCATGGTGTGGACCATGCAAAATGATGGAACCGATCATGGCAGAGCTGGAAAAGGAATTTGCCGGGCAGATCAAATTCGTCAAGTTTAACGTTGATCATCAACAAGCAATCGCGGAACGCTATAAAGTGATGAGTGTTCCTAGCCTGGTGCTTTTTCGCGATGGCGTGGCCAAGGAAAAAGTAACGGGTATCTACCCAAAAGATCGGCTGGCACATTATTTTGCGCGTAAAGCAGCTGAATAA